ACCAGCTCGATGCCTGGAAGATCATGAAGGAGCATCCGGCCTATGACGCCTTCTGGAAGGCGCAGGCGCTCGATCACCTCATCGAAAAGATGCCGCTGACCGTACCCACGCTGTGGGAGCAGGGACTCTACGACCAGGAAGACATGTGGGGCGCCATCCACTCCTACCGCGCGTGGGAGCCGAAGGACAAGGCCAACAACATGAACTTCATCACCATGGGTCCGTGGTTCCATTCGCAGGTCAACCGCCCGGGCTTCGGCCTCGGCCCCATGACCTGGTCCGGTGACACTACCGCCGAGTGGCGCCGCGACATCGTCACCCCGTTCTTCAACGAGCACCTGCAGAACGACGGCAAGCCCGCGCACACGCCGCCGGTCTTCATCTACGACACCGGCGCCAATCACTGGGACCGCCTCGAGAGCTTCCCCACCAGCTGCGAGCAGGGCTGCGCGATCGCGTCGAAGCCTGTGTACCTGGCGGCTGGCGGGAAGCTGAGCTTCAACGCTCCGGCAAAGGCCGCTGGCGAGATGCGCTTCACCGAGTACGTCTCCGACCCGGCCAAGCCCGTACCGTACCGTGAGCGTCCTGTGCTCGACCGCGAAAACCAGGACGGCATCGGCTGGCGCGAGTGGCTGGTCGGCGACCAGCGCTTTGTGGATAGCCGCACGGATGTCGTCAGCTTTGTCAGCGAGCCGCTGACCGAGCCGATGAAGCTCTCCGGCGAGCCCGTCGTCCACCTCGTCGCTTCGACCAGCGGTACGGACTCCGATTGGGTGGTGAAGGTCATCGATGTCTATCCCGACACCGATGTCGAACCCGCAAGCGGTGAGGGCGCGTACCCCGGCGTGGTGCCGCACCCGTACAACATGAGCGGCTACGAGCTGCCGATGGCGACCGACATCTTCCGCGGCCGTTACCGCACCAGCTTCGAGAAGCCCGAAGCGCTGAAGCCGAACGCGCCGCTGGCCTACACCTTCGGCCTGCCGATGATCGAGCGCACGATCCCCGCTGGCCACCGCATCATGGTGCAGGTGCAGTCGTCGCTCTACCCGCTCTACGACCGCAACCCGCAGAGCTTCGTGCCGAACATCTTCAACGCGAAGCCCGCGGATTACACCAAGGCCACGCAGCGCATCTGGCACACCTCCGGCGATGCCAGCTACGTCACGCTGCCCATCGTCCCGGTACAGTAAACGCACTTCTATTCAGGAGTCCCGCATCTCAAGGCCGAGGTGTGGGACGCCTTTTCAGTTGCTATCCAGACAAAATCCCTCGCCACGCGAAGGGTTCGGGCGCAGAATGTTTCGCAGAGGGAATTCATGGCTTTCCGTGACGCTATTCTGGCCTTCACCTTCGCTGCGCCGCTCATCGCGCAAGCGCCTGCCAACACGCCGACGCCAAGCCGCCACCTCTTCCGTAACGATCCACTCGTCGGTGCATCGCTGGAGAACATGAGGATCGACAAGAACCGTCCCTTCTCTGTCACCGAAAACGAAACCTCGACGACCACCGGCACCGACGGCAGGAAACGCACCACGACTACTGTCATCCACTTCAGCCGCGACTCCGAGGGAAGGGTGCGTCAGGAATCTCAGCACACTCCGCAACAGGGCGAACCGTATACCTTCATCACCATATTCGATCCCATTGCGCTTCTTTATCTGCGTATCAATGCTCAGT
The nucleotide sequence above comes from Granulicella cerasi. Encoded proteins:
- a CDS encoding CocE/NonD family hydrolase → MRFTRTAALALAIGLSAFAAHAQTPIGYDTLPKSFTQPASPAKDYDRRVVMMPMHDGVKLYTVIYVPHGAKNMPIIFTRTPYDAEHHRRSKGDDHAQHLIDELSLADEDFVRAGYIRVYQDVRGKWGSEGAYLMTPPPVDSGFNKTGADDTTDAYDAIDWLVKNVPETNGRVGMIGSSYEGFTVVMALLKPHPALRAAVPESPMVDGWMGDDWYHYGAFRQPNIDYFIGQTGGRVPVPVHTLPGDQYANDLAIGSAGDLARSKGADQLDAWKIMKEHPAYDAFWKAQALDHLIEKMPLTVPTLWEQGLYDQEDMWGAIHSYRAWEPKDKANNMNFITMGPWFHSQVNRPGFGLGPMTWSGDTTAEWRRDIVTPFFNEHLQNDGKPAHTPPVFIYDTGANHWDRLESFPTSCEQGCAIASKPVYLAAGGKLSFNAPAKAAGEMRFTEYVSDPAKPVPYRERPVLDRENQDGIGWREWLVGDQRFVDSRTDVVSFVSEPLTEPMKLSGEPVVHLVASTSGTDSDWVVKVIDVYPDTDVEPASGEGAYPGVVPHPYNMSGYELPMATDIFRGRYRTSFEKPEALKPNAPLAYTFGLPMIERTIPAGHRIMVQVQSSLYPLYDRNPQSFVPNIFNAKPADYTKATQRIWHTSGDASYVTLPIVPVQ